In Portunus trituberculatus isolate SZX2019 chromosome 46, ASM1759143v1, whole genome shotgun sequence, a single window of DNA contains:
- the LOC123520344 gene encoding protein sprint-like isoform X1, with the protein MGLHEVVVITPASSTTLSKALNRILPRRFRRCDGCHRREKDCTCRFQFFRGNGVAEQYLAGVGESVLTVTRAGLTGGGLLHQHHHNTGAPPPPHCHHHHYQQQSQREHSTPGLSSTLPCPSSHPVILSHIIPAHTQLATTTEPSPSTRGLDHPPWVPNRVNASPQHPNPHQQRGTGGGVRRPSGDFSPLASSLHHQHHHSQGRLPLTTTTTSDMPVNGLGSLVTSGNCGGGGGPLSIPPPTLLPPPPPTTTTVTTTTIFDSNTNNILNNNHHNNNNQLNNLHPFDTTSSTTSSSISNTNTSSISASSRCPPLHDLHDYAGGGSEGDNYQTGSGDGSECEPCLIQLEERLIKSYPIWFLPDLQRSGAVHLLQGKDEGNFIVRQSSQLNTRALSVRLPPDKGPYIQHYLIEIHNDGSSYSLEASENRFDTLPSLIAYYSQCCDELPVQLKLPRTIQEAKTRHELSSLSLLGQEFWGTVMASPTASTPTAESHHSNAPTPSPRPHDLSFSSFGKGGVTRGTSSTSLLSPQTLAGVCASGGSLGSSVGGSTSPLTPVRPAPPLPSPGDRSSLNLNLAPLEEFLKDQPTFTSFRSQPATPVSQLKPSTPSTKPVPPPRSSPPGVQRTSQISPPSSQRLQSKPVPAARFSPPIGSDIGTPTSENGELVSRQIQAPVPPPRWARPCITTSPSNITVTTTLTLNVNQVKALPLQVDESQEGMTVHISNLEISPSSSNTTPSNALSSTPNGNQSGTLNGYRDGLHLQIRQQITSPQSTPCTPCGPSTPLGEEGMSRVRMRNGKRDKRRHSNHYHEANIIDSNALYCRSSVVDKMSDYEDLWSSPPREIPSTPSPSQPKMLTFKPRNEISKSMGDLSEIAKNPKSTHFTYNADTNVGDGSTGNEKNGNGNSTDSISSYRKNSSPFYMEPADALKELQPQARINKASNVLPKKVNNRYSDSNIQWKTRKSHNSLGIIDSNEDLPSTSSTENLANGRTNEISNIKTEEETNRNIENEKNKLNARHLTNGQGRNEVRRHSRLGGRGKPIVPPRIGIDSHASNGDQSADIGCHLASSWEYHLHGSDTEDISGGESRFPVDDNGESDSVIIPGERTVQDLISEKHPDLMPSDAHSIAPSSVTRISEYDNVGSHGASFRTEDQHQKAPNHKTSRSILPEERIHPPLPTHYFPSTVSDSGTEFSEPWDSRKWEPFMHSEDDSSVDHYPRSLTATPALCTNTLEDSDMGGAGVTDTDSFVHVIGGENVAVSDDDDAGSISGTPTLSLAHAHNLDTQQRSRIMSPQLLALRHRQDAENGVAIRAYAVDLGNDTSTTFSQAVSNFITCTLESPEKDPAIVTRNVRQFMSGMKNYLVTSGEKEFEAIVKKQQSNLKATEFLNLDAILEDVLVRLVLRPLWNHINKLFVDAYSANGSIQQLATNMKYARSQQYIRLGIKAELSPPSGASLDTIRSLLTRMQKVYAPREKLESLLATISHIYQAMYENGNTSGSGDADDLVPMIMWVLCQSGMVSAEVEADYMWGLLLPSASSGEASYYLEAFHSAIHALKNLAPSPEPSPGNSLDSVKPDVSVVSDQGIMKIVIPDEKNGSIVTRTLPIRPATTTREVCKMMAHKLKVTNPQDYGLYKLVDGLESLLADNECPHKVKSDLSASGFHCTFAFKRMDAKIAWPILT; encoded by the exons ATGGGTCTGCacgaggtggtggtgatcacgCCGGCATCCAGCACCACGCTCTCCAAAGCGCTTAACCGCATCCTTCCTCGCCGCTTCAGAAGATGTGACGGCTGCCATCGGAGGGAGAAGGACTGTACTTGTCGCTTCCAGTTCTTCAG AGGAAATGGTGTCGCTGAGCAGTATCTGGCAGGTGTGGGAGAGTCAGTCCTCACAGTCACTCGAGCAGGCCTTACGGGCGGCGGCCTccttcaccagcaccaccacaacacaggagcgccaccgccacctcactgtcaccaccaccactatcaacagcAGAGCCAGCGAGAACACTCCACTCCAGGCCTCTCCTCCACACTCCCCTGCCCCTCCTCCCACCCCGTCATTCTCTCCCACATTATTCCTGCCCACACACAGctcgccaccaccacagagccctccccctccacccgaGGCTTGGACCATCCTCCCTGGGTCCCCAACCGTGTCAACGCCTCCCCCCAGCACCCCAACCCCCACCAGCAGCGTGGGACAGGCGGTGGAGTACGACGCCCCAGTGGTGATTTCTCCCCCTTGGCCAgcagcctccaccaccagcaccaccacagccaggGTAGGCTGccgctaaccaccaccaccacctcagacaTGCCTGTTAACGGGTTGGGAAGCTTGGTCACCAGTGGAAATTGTGGAGGCGGCGGTGGGCCTCTTTCaatccctcctcctactcttcttccccctccacctccaaccaccaccactgtaaccaccactactatctttgactccaacaccaacaacatccTCAATAATaaccaccataacaacaacaaccagcttAATAACCTCCATCCTTtcgacaccacctcctccaccacctcctcgtccATCTCCAATACCAACACGTCCTCCATCTCGGCCTCCTCCCGCTGCCCTCCACTTCACGATCTGCACGACTACGCCGGTGGCGGGTCTGAGGGTGACAACTATCAG ACTGGCAGCGGGGATGGGTCGGAGTGTGAGCCGTGCCTCATCCAGTTGGAGGAGCGACTCATCAAAAGCTACCCCATCTGGTTCCTACCTGACTTACAGCGATCCGGCGCCGTTCATCTCCTGCAAGGGAAAGACGAAGGG AACTTTATTGTGCGGCAGAGCAGCCAGCTAAACACCCGAGCCCTCAGCGTGCGTCTCCCGCCGGACAAGGGGCCCTACATCCAGCACTATCTCATTGAAATCCATAACGACGGCTCCTCTTACTCGCTCGAAGCTTCTGAAAACCGCTTCGACACCCTTCCCTCGCTTATCGCCTATTACTCTCAGTGCTG CGACGAGTTGCCGGTTCAGCTCAAGCTTCCCCGCACCATCCAGGAGGCCAAGACCCGCCATGAACTCAGCTCTCTATCGCTGCTCGGACAAG AATTTTGGGGAACAGTGATGGCCAGCCCCACAGCCAGCACCCCAACAGCTGAGAGTCACCACAGCAATGCCCCAACACCTTCCCCACGACCTCATGACCTGTCCTTCAGCAGTTTTGGAAAAGGCGGTGTTACACGAGGAACGTCCTCCACCAGTCTACTGTCTCCACAAACACTTGCAGGAGTGTGTGCCTCTGGAGGGTCATTAGGCAGCTCTGTTGGAGGCTCCacatcaccactcacaccagtAAGACCAGCTCCTCCACTACCATCTCCAGGGGACCGCTCATCCCTTAACTTGAACTTGGCCCCTCTTGAAGAGTTCTTGAAGGATCAGCCAACATTCACATCCTTCCGTTCCCAACCTGCCACTCCAGTCAGTCAACTAAAGCCCAGCACTCCGAGCACAAAACCAGTACCTCCTCCACGCTCCAGTCCGCCTGGTGTGCAGCGGACCAGCCAAATTAGTCCACCAAGCTCACAGAGATTGCAAAGCAAGCCTGTGCCTGCAGCTAGGTTCAGCCCACCCATAGGATCTGACATAGGAACCCCCACCAGTGAAAATGGGGAGTTAGTTTCACGTCAAATCCAAGCACCAGTGCCACCCCCTCGCTGGGCTCGACCTTGCATAACGACATCACCATCAAACATTACTGTCACTACCACCTTAACTCTAAATGTCAATCAAGTGAAAGCTCTTCCACTGCAGGTTGATGAAAGTCAGGAAGGAATGACAGTTCATATATCAAATCTTGAAATTTCtccaagtagtagtaataccacCCCATCAAATGCTCTTAGCTCAACACCCAATGGCAACCAAAGTGGAACATTAAATGGTTACAGAGATGGCCTTCATTTGCAGATTCGACAACAGATAACGTCACCCCAGAGTACCCCCTGTACTCCCTGTGGACCAAGCACCCCACTTGGTGAGGAGGGGATGTCAAGGGTCAGAATGAGGAATGGGAAGCGTGACAAAAGGAGACATTCCAACCATTACCATGAGGCAAACATTATTGACAGTAATGCCTTGTATTGTAGATCTTCTGTTGTGGACAAAATGAGTGACTATGAGGATTTGTGGTCTAGTCCTCCTCGTGAAATCCCTTCAACACCAAGTCCATCTCAGCCCAAAATGTTAACTTTTAAACCTCGTAATGAAATTTCAAAGTCAATGGGGGATTTGAGTGAAATAGCAAAAAATCCAAAATCAACACACTTTACTTACAATGCAGACACTAATGTTGGTGATGGGAGTACTGGTAATGAAAAGAATGGCAATGGCAACAGCACAGATTCTATCAGCTCTTACCGGAAAAATTCCAGTCCCTTCTACATGGAACCAGCAGATGCTTTAAAGGAATTACAGCCACAAGCGAGAATAAACAAGGCCTCAAATGTATTgccaaaaaaagtaaacaatcgCTATTCAGACTCTAACATCCAATGGAAGACCAGAAAAAGCCACAACTCACTAGGTATCATAGACTCTAATGAAGATTTACCTTCAACATCCAGCACAGAAAATCTTGCAAATGGGAgaacaaatgaaataagtaatatcaaaacagaagaggagaccAATAGAAAcattgaaaatgaaaagaataaactcAATGCAAGGCATTTAACCAATGGCCAGGGACGAAATGAAGTACGGAGGCATTCCAGACTTGGGGGCCGAGGAAAGCCCATAGTGCCGCCAAGAATTGGCATTGATTCTCATGCGTCAAATGGAGACCAGAGTGCAGACATTGGTTGTCACTTGGCATCCTCTTGGGAGTACCATCTTCATGGTTCAGATACAGAGGACATATCAGGTGGTGAGAGCAGATTCCCTGTAGATGATAATGGAGAGTCTGATAGTGTAATCATACCTGGAGAAAGAACTGTTCAGGATTTGATCTCTGAAAAACATCCTGATCTAATGCCATCAGATGCACATTCCATAGCACCAAGCTCTGTAACACGCATCAGTGAGTACGACAATGTTGGCAGTCATGGTGCCAGTTTTCGTACGGAGGACCAACACCAGAAGGCTCCAAACCACAAAACCTCTCGCAGCATCCTTCCTGAGGAGCGTATCCATCCACCTCTTCCAACTCATTACTTCCCCTCAACTGTTAGTGACTCAGGCACAGAGTTTTCTGAACCTTGGGATTCACGCAAGTGGGAGCCCTTCATGCATTCTGAGGACGATTCGTCTGTGGACCATTATCCACGTAGCTTGACAGCAACTCCAGCTCTGTGCACCAACACACTTGAAGACTCTGACATGGGTGGTGCTGGAGTCACTGATACAGACTCCTTTGTTCATGTGATTGGTGGTGAGAATGTAGctgttagtgatgatgatgatgctggatCCATTTCAGGAACACCTACCCTATCCCTTGCTCATGCTCACAACCTTGATACACAGCAGCGCTCAAGAATAA TGTCTCCTCAGCTCTTGGCTTTAAGACACAGACAAGATGCTGAGAATGGTGTTGCGATAAGAGCATATGCCGTGGATCTGGGCAATGATACATCAACAACCTTCAGTCAGGCAGTGAGCAACTTCATTACTTGTACCTTGGAGAGCCCTGAGAAGGACCCAGCCATTGTCACTCGCAATGTGCGGCAGTTCATGTCAGGGATGAAGAATTATTTAGTGACAAGTGGAGAGAAGGAGTTTGAAGCAATTGTAAAGAAACAACAGAGTAAT CTTAAAGCAACAGAATTTCTAAATTTGGATGCCATCCTGGAGGATGTCTTGGTTCGCCTTGTGTTGCGGCCATTGTGGAACCACATCAACAAACTCTTTGTGGATGCATACTCTGCCAATGGCTCCATCCAGCAGTTGGCCACCAACATGAAGTATGCCCGCTCACAGCAGTACATTCGGCTTGGGATAAAG GCTGAATTATCGCCACCCAGTGGAGCTTCTTTGGATACCATCCGTAGCTTATTGACACGCATGCAGAAAGTTTATGCTCCAAGAGAAAAACTGGAATCTCTCTTGGCAACTATTTCACATATTTATCAAGCT ATGTATGAGAATGGAAACACTTCTGGTTCAGGTGATGCTGATGACCTTGTGCCCATGATCATGTGGGTCTTGTGTCAGTCAGGGATGGTCTCTGCAGAAGTAGAAGCAGACTACATGTGGGGTCTCCTGCTCCCCAGTGCTTCGTCTGGAGAAGCCTCGTACTATCTGGAAGCCTTCCACTCTGCTATTCATGCACTCAAGAACCTCGCTCCATCACCTGAGCCTTCACCTGGAAACAGCCTGGATTCTGTCAAACCG GATGTATCAGTGGTGTCAGATCAAGGCATCATGAAGATAGTAATTCCTGATGAGAAGAATGGAAGCATAGTGACACGCACATTACCTATTCGCCCAGCAACCACCACTCGGGAGGTGTGCAAAATGATGGCTCATAAACTCAAAGTTACAAATCCACAAGATTACGGACTCTACAAGCTTGTAGATGGTCTAG AAAGTCTTCTGGCTGACAATGAATGTCCACACAAAGTGAAATCTGACCTCTCCGCCAGTGGCTTCCACTGTACGTTTGCATTCAAGCGCATGGATGCCAAAATTGCTTGGCCAATACTCACCTGA
- the LOC123520344 gene encoding protein sprint-like isoform X2 produces the protein MGLHEVVVITPASSTTLSKALNRILPRRFRRCDGCHRREKDCTCRFQFFRCDFHVTDRHQEMVSLSSIWQVWESQSSQSLEQALRAAASFTSTTTTQERHRHLTVTTTTINSRASENTPLQASPPHSPAPPPTPSFSPTLFLPTHSSPPPQSPPPPPEAWTILPGSPTVSTPPPSTPTPTSSVGQAVEYDAPVVISPPWPAASTTSTTTARTGSGDGSECEPCLIQLEERLIKSYPIWFLPDLQRSGAVHLLQGKDEGNFIVRQSSQLNTRALSVRLPPDKGPYIQHYLIEIHNDGSSYSLEASENRFDTLPSLIAYYSQCCDELPVQLKLPRTIQEAKTRHELSSLSLLGQEFWGTVMASPTASTPTAESHHSNAPTPSPRPHDLSFSSFGKGGVTRGTSSTSLLSPQTLAGVCASGGSLGSSVGGSTSPLTPVRPAPPLPSPGDRSSLNLNLAPLEEFLKDQPTFTSFRSQPATPVSQLKPSTPSTKPVPPPRSSPPGVQRTSQISPPSSQRLQSKPVPAARFSPPIGSDIGTPTSENGELVSRQIQAPVPPPRWARPCITTSPSNITVTTTLTLNVNQVKALPLQVDESQEGMTVHISNLEISPSSSNTTPSNALSSTPNGNQSGTLNGYRDGLHLQIRQQITSPQSTPCTPCGPSTPLGEEGMSRVRMRNGKRDKRRHSNHYHEANIIDSNALYCRSSVVDKMSDYEDLWSSPPREIPSTPSPSQPKMLTFKPRNEISKSMGDLSEIAKNPKSTHFTYNADTNVGDGSTGNEKNGNGNSTDSISSYRKNSSPFYMEPADALKELQPQARINKASNVLPKKVNNRYSDSNIQWKTRKSHNSLGIIDSNEDLPSTSSTENLANGRTNEISNIKTEEETNRNIENEKNKLNARHLTNGQGRNEVRRHSRLGGRGKPIVPPRIGIDSHASNGDQSADIGCHLASSWEYHLHGSDTEDISGGESRFPVDDNGESDSVIIPGERTVQDLISEKHPDLMPSDAHSIAPSSVTRISEYDNVGSHGASFRTEDQHQKAPNHKTSRSILPEERIHPPLPTHYFPSTVSDSGTEFSEPWDSRKWEPFMHSEDDSSVDHYPRSLTATPALCTNTLEDSDMGGAGVTDTDSFVHVIGGENVAVSDDDDAGSISGTPTLSLAHAHNLDTQQRSRIMSPQLLALRHRQDAENGVAIRAYAVDLGNDTSTTFSQAVSNFITCTLESPEKDPAIVTRNVRQFMSGMKNYLVTSGEKEFEAIVKKQQSNLKATEFLNLDAILEDVLVRLVLRPLWNHINKLFVDAYSANGSIQQLATNMKYARSQQYIRLGIKAELSPPSGASLDTIRSLLTRMQKVYAPREKLESLLATISHIYQAMYENGNTSGSGDADDLVPMIMWVLCQSGMVSAEVEADYMWGLLLPSASSGEASYYLEAFHSAIHALKNLAPSPEPSPGNSLDSVKPDVSVVSDQGIMKIVIPDEKNGSIVTRTLPIRPATTTREVCKMMAHKLKVTNPQDYGLYKLVDGLESLLADNECPHKVKSDLSASGFHCTFAFKRMDAKIAWPILT, from the exons ATGGGTCTGCacgaggtggtggtgatcacgCCGGCATCCAGCACCACGCTCTCCAAAGCGCTTAACCGCATCCTTCCTCGCCGCTTCAGAAGATGTGACGGCTGCCATCGGAGGGAGAAGGACTGTACTTGTCGCTTCCAGTTCTTCAGGTGCGACTTTCATGTTACGGACCGCCATC AGGAAATGGTGTCGCTGAGCAGTATCTGGCAGGTGTGGGAGAGTCAGTCCTCACAGTCACTCGAGCAGGCCTTACGGGCGGCGGCCTccttcaccagcaccaccacaacacaggagcgccaccgccacctcactgtcaccaccaccactatcaacagcAGAGCCAGCGAGAACACTCCACTCCAGGCCTCTCCTCCACACTCCCCTGCCCCTCCTCCCACCCCGTCATTCTCTCCCACATTATTCCTGCCCACACACAGctcgccaccaccacagagccctccccctccacccgaGGCTTGGACCATCCTCCCTGGGTCCCCAACCGTGTCAACGCCTCCCCCCAGCACCCCAACCCCCACCAGCAGCGTGGGACAGGCGGTGGAGTACGACGCCCCAGTGGTGATTTCTCCCCCTTGGCCAgcagcctccaccaccagcaccaccacagccagg ACTGGCAGCGGGGATGGGTCGGAGTGTGAGCCGTGCCTCATCCAGTTGGAGGAGCGACTCATCAAAAGCTACCCCATCTGGTTCCTACCTGACTTACAGCGATCCGGCGCCGTTCATCTCCTGCAAGGGAAAGACGAAGGG AACTTTATTGTGCGGCAGAGCAGCCAGCTAAACACCCGAGCCCTCAGCGTGCGTCTCCCGCCGGACAAGGGGCCCTACATCCAGCACTATCTCATTGAAATCCATAACGACGGCTCCTCTTACTCGCTCGAAGCTTCTGAAAACCGCTTCGACACCCTTCCCTCGCTTATCGCCTATTACTCTCAGTGCTG CGACGAGTTGCCGGTTCAGCTCAAGCTTCCCCGCACCATCCAGGAGGCCAAGACCCGCCATGAACTCAGCTCTCTATCGCTGCTCGGACAAG AATTTTGGGGAACAGTGATGGCCAGCCCCACAGCCAGCACCCCAACAGCTGAGAGTCACCACAGCAATGCCCCAACACCTTCCCCACGACCTCATGACCTGTCCTTCAGCAGTTTTGGAAAAGGCGGTGTTACACGAGGAACGTCCTCCACCAGTCTACTGTCTCCACAAACACTTGCAGGAGTGTGTGCCTCTGGAGGGTCATTAGGCAGCTCTGTTGGAGGCTCCacatcaccactcacaccagtAAGACCAGCTCCTCCACTACCATCTCCAGGGGACCGCTCATCCCTTAACTTGAACTTGGCCCCTCTTGAAGAGTTCTTGAAGGATCAGCCAACATTCACATCCTTCCGTTCCCAACCTGCCACTCCAGTCAGTCAACTAAAGCCCAGCACTCCGAGCACAAAACCAGTACCTCCTCCACGCTCCAGTCCGCCTGGTGTGCAGCGGACCAGCCAAATTAGTCCACCAAGCTCACAGAGATTGCAAAGCAAGCCTGTGCCTGCAGCTAGGTTCAGCCCACCCATAGGATCTGACATAGGAACCCCCACCAGTGAAAATGGGGAGTTAGTTTCACGTCAAATCCAAGCACCAGTGCCACCCCCTCGCTGGGCTCGACCTTGCATAACGACATCACCATCAAACATTACTGTCACTACCACCTTAACTCTAAATGTCAATCAAGTGAAAGCTCTTCCACTGCAGGTTGATGAAAGTCAGGAAGGAATGACAGTTCATATATCAAATCTTGAAATTTCtccaagtagtagtaataccacCCCATCAAATGCTCTTAGCTCAACACCCAATGGCAACCAAAGTGGAACATTAAATGGTTACAGAGATGGCCTTCATTTGCAGATTCGACAACAGATAACGTCACCCCAGAGTACCCCCTGTACTCCCTGTGGACCAAGCACCCCACTTGGTGAGGAGGGGATGTCAAGGGTCAGAATGAGGAATGGGAAGCGTGACAAAAGGAGACATTCCAACCATTACCATGAGGCAAACATTATTGACAGTAATGCCTTGTATTGTAGATCTTCTGTTGTGGACAAAATGAGTGACTATGAGGATTTGTGGTCTAGTCCTCCTCGTGAAATCCCTTCAACACCAAGTCCATCTCAGCCCAAAATGTTAACTTTTAAACCTCGTAATGAAATTTCAAAGTCAATGGGGGATTTGAGTGAAATAGCAAAAAATCCAAAATCAACACACTTTACTTACAATGCAGACACTAATGTTGGTGATGGGAGTACTGGTAATGAAAAGAATGGCAATGGCAACAGCACAGATTCTATCAGCTCTTACCGGAAAAATTCCAGTCCCTTCTACATGGAACCAGCAGATGCTTTAAAGGAATTACAGCCACAAGCGAGAATAAACAAGGCCTCAAATGTATTgccaaaaaaagtaaacaatcgCTATTCAGACTCTAACATCCAATGGAAGACCAGAAAAAGCCACAACTCACTAGGTATCATAGACTCTAATGAAGATTTACCTTCAACATCCAGCACAGAAAATCTTGCAAATGGGAgaacaaatgaaataagtaatatcaaaacagaagaggagaccAATAGAAAcattgaaaatgaaaagaataaactcAATGCAAGGCATTTAACCAATGGCCAGGGACGAAATGAAGTACGGAGGCATTCCAGACTTGGGGGCCGAGGAAAGCCCATAGTGCCGCCAAGAATTGGCATTGATTCTCATGCGTCAAATGGAGACCAGAGTGCAGACATTGGTTGTCACTTGGCATCCTCTTGGGAGTACCATCTTCATGGTTCAGATACAGAGGACATATCAGGTGGTGAGAGCAGATTCCCTGTAGATGATAATGGAGAGTCTGATAGTGTAATCATACCTGGAGAAAGAACTGTTCAGGATTTGATCTCTGAAAAACATCCTGATCTAATGCCATCAGATGCACATTCCATAGCACCAAGCTCTGTAACACGCATCAGTGAGTACGACAATGTTGGCAGTCATGGTGCCAGTTTTCGTACGGAGGACCAACACCAGAAGGCTCCAAACCACAAAACCTCTCGCAGCATCCTTCCTGAGGAGCGTATCCATCCACCTCTTCCAACTCATTACTTCCCCTCAACTGTTAGTGACTCAGGCACAGAGTTTTCTGAACCTTGGGATTCACGCAAGTGGGAGCCCTTCATGCATTCTGAGGACGATTCGTCTGTGGACCATTATCCACGTAGCTTGACAGCAACTCCAGCTCTGTGCACCAACACACTTGAAGACTCTGACATGGGTGGTGCTGGAGTCACTGATACAGACTCCTTTGTTCATGTGATTGGTGGTGAGAATGTAGctgttagtgatgatgatgatgctggatCCATTTCAGGAACACCTACCCTATCCCTTGCTCATGCTCACAACCTTGATACACAGCAGCGCTCAAGAATAA TGTCTCCTCAGCTCTTGGCTTTAAGACACAGACAAGATGCTGAGAATGGTGTTGCGATAAGAGCATATGCCGTGGATCTGGGCAATGATACATCAACAACCTTCAGTCAGGCAGTGAGCAACTTCATTACTTGTACCTTGGAGAGCCCTGAGAAGGACCCAGCCATTGTCACTCGCAATGTGCGGCAGTTCATGTCAGGGATGAAGAATTATTTAGTGACAAGTGGAGAGAAGGAGTTTGAAGCAATTGTAAAGAAACAACAGAGTAAT CTTAAAGCAACAGAATTTCTAAATTTGGATGCCATCCTGGAGGATGTCTTGGTTCGCCTTGTGTTGCGGCCATTGTGGAACCACATCAACAAACTCTTTGTGGATGCATACTCTGCCAATGGCTCCATCCAGCAGTTGGCCACCAACATGAAGTATGCCCGCTCACAGCAGTACATTCGGCTTGGGATAAAG GCTGAATTATCGCCACCCAGTGGAGCTTCTTTGGATACCATCCGTAGCTTATTGACACGCATGCAGAAAGTTTATGCTCCAAGAGAAAAACTGGAATCTCTCTTGGCAACTATTTCACATATTTATCAAGCT ATGTATGAGAATGGAAACACTTCTGGTTCAGGTGATGCTGATGACCTTGTGCCCATGATCATGTGGGTCTTGTGTCAGTCAGGGATGGTCTCTGCAGAAGTAGAAGCAGACTACATGTGGGGTCTCCTGCTCCCCAGTGCTTCGTCTGGAGAAGCCTCGTACTATCTGGAAGCCTTCCACTCTGCTATTCATGCACTCAAGAACCTCGCTCCATCACCTGAGCCTTCACCTGGAAACAGCCTGGATTCTGTCAAACCG GATGTATCAGTGGTGTCAGATCAAGGCATCATGAAGATAGTAATTCCTGATGAGAAGAATGGAAGCATAGTGACACGCACATTACCTATTCGCCCAGCAACCACCACTCGGGAGGTGTGCAAAATGATGGCTCATAAACTCAAAGTTACAAATCCACAAGATTACGGACTCTACAAGCTTGTAGATGGTCTAG AAAGTCTTCTGGCTGACAATGAATGTCCACACAAAGTGAAATCTGACCTCTCCGCCAGTGGCTTCCACTGTACGTTTGCATTCAAGCGCATGGATGCCAAAATTGCTTGGCCAATACTCACCTGA